Proteins from a genomic interval of Treponema succinifaciens DSM 2489:
- a CDS encoding type II restriction endonuclease, giving the protein MEIIAPKVIEDTANSERIFCKFLSANDTGETGGHQSGIYIPKNSVPLIFDTPGVKGENKEEFNKIKWQDDFETDAHFKYYGQGTRNEYRITGFGRNFPFLKPAFTGSLVIILKQKDSSYKGYVLETEDEIEYFLDYFGITPNETNRLIDTELANPEEKEKLAIQEFIKSLTSDFPSSEQMSLEAQRIQNLVFDHNEYIQQKPDDKLLDWTEVEYRLFRAIEHDRYGSLIKNGFSDVEKFIELANQVLNRRKSRAGKSLEHHLSSLFKGNSITFTPQAITEGNKKPDFIFPSIEAYHDTSFSVVKLASLAAKTTCKDRWRQVLNEADRLRSQNKFLCTLQQGISSAQLEEMKSEKVVLVVPERYIKTYPEKYQQDIWTVKKFIEYVKEIEK; this is encoded by the coding sequence ATGGAAATCATTGCTCCAAAAGTAATCGAAGATACAGCAAACAGTGAAAGAATATTTTGTAAATTCCTTTCAGCAAATGATACAGGAGAAACTGGAGGCCATCAGAGTGGAATCTATATTCCCAAAAATTCTGTGCCACTCATTTTTGACACTCCTGGCGTAAAGGGAGAAAATAAAGAAGAATTCAACAAAATAAAATGGCAAGATGATTTTGAAACTGACGCTCATTTTAAGTATTATGGACAAGGAACAAGAAACGAATACCGCATAACAGGCTTTGGAAGAAATTTCCCATTTCTAAAACCTGCATTTACAGGTTCGTTAGTCATAATTTTAAAACAGAAAGATTCCTCTTATAAAGGTTATGTTCTTGAAACAGAAGACGAAATTGAGTATTTCCTTGATTATTTTGGAATTACTCCTAACGAAACAAACCGTCTTATTGATACAGAATTAGCAAATCCCGAAGAAAAAGAAAAACTTGCAATTCAAGAATTTATAAAATCCCTTACATCAGATTTCCCTTCATCAGAACAGATGTCATTGGAAGCACAAAGAATCCAAAATCTAGTTTTTGATCATAACGAATACATTCAGCAAAAACCAGATGACAAATTGCTGGATTGGACGGAAGTAGAGTATAGACTTTTCAGAGCTATAGAACATGACAGATACGGCTCTCTCATAAAAAATGGTTTTTCAGATGTTGAAAAATTTATTGAGCTTGCAAATCAAGTATTGAACAGAAGAAAAAGTCGTGCTGGTAAAAGTTTAGAACATCATTTAAGTTCACTTTTTAAAGGAAATTCTATTACATTTACGCCACAGGCAATCACTGAAGGTAATAAAAAACCAGACTTTATTTTTCCATCGATAGAAGCATATCACGACACATCTTTTTCTGTTGTTAAATTAGCATCACTTGCAGCAAAAACAACATGCAAAGACCGTTGGAGACAAGTGTTAAACGAAGCTGACAGATTACGTTCCCAAAACAAATTTCTGTGTACACTCCAACAAGGAATTTCTTCTGCACAACTTGAAGAAATGAAAAGTGAAAAAGTTGTTTTGGTAGTTCCAGAGAGATATATAAAAACATATCCTGAAAAATACCAACAAGATATTTGGACGGTAAAGAAGTTTATTGAATATGTGAAAGAAATAGAAAAATAA
- a CDS encoding IS110 family transposase — translation MPPGLQNRGVGRKLGIENNKHDLPHAKRSTTMNNVTENTKVIYVGIDVHKDTNSFCAYDSREDKLFAEHKSSSKFENTLHYLKNLQKSVGQDAVFLIGYEAGPTGYGLCRKLQKEDFACVIIAPSTIAKAPGQKVKTDRMDARLLAKTLAFKTYSPVCLPSEKLEAIKEYTRVRTAKITMLKKAKQNLLSFLLRMGLPYPQSGHYWTQAHMAWLRTMNFADKWLQESFEEYHAEVITLMDKVQRIEAKILELCKDDEVREKIDALVCISGISYVSAISIVAEIGDFSRFSKAKSFVSFTGLCPGEDSSGNRVRHTAITKAGNSRVRSLLVECAGSLRMHSVVTAKSVRVKERQKNASAAIVSYADKCTLRLRKRMLYLSQKGLPYNLVTTAGARELACFVWGMMNFVDNRKTALNKIDEGELSDIQKTVEEFIAQ, via the coding sequence GTGCCACCAGGTTTGCAGAATCGAGGGGTCGGTCGTAAACTTGGAATAGAAAACAACAAGCATGACCTGCCTCATGCAAAAAGGAGCACTACAATGAACAATGTAACAGAGAACACAAAAGTAATCTATGTCGGAATTGACGTGCACAAGGACACAAATTCTTTCTGCGCTTATGACAGCCGTGAAGACAAATTATTCGCGGAGCACAAAAGCTCTTCCAAATTTGAAAACACGCTTCACTACCTGAAGAACCTTCAAAAATCAGTCGGGCAAGATGCAGTTTTTCTTATTGGATACGAGGCAGGTCCCACAGGATACGGACTTTGCAGAAAACTTCAAAAAGAAGACTTCGCCTGCGTCATTATCGCCCCATCGACAATAGCAAAGGCACCTGGTCAGAAAGTCAAGACAGACAGGATGGACGCCCGCCTTCTTGCAAAGACTCTCGCCTTCAAAACCTACAGCCCTGTCTGCCTTCCTTCTGAAAAACTTGAGGCGATAAAGGAATATACACGGGTCAGGACGGCAAAAATCACCATGCTCAAAAAAGCAAAGCAGAACCTCCTTTCTTTCCTGCTGCGAATGGGCTTGCCTTATCCTCAGAGCGGCCATTACTGGACGCAGGCTCACATGGCTTGGCTCAGGACGATGAACTTCGCTGACAAGTGGCTTCAGGAATCATTTGAGGAATATCACGCCGAAGTAATAACGCTCATGGACAAAGTTCAGAGAATTGAGGCGAAGATTCTGGAACTCTGCAAGGATGATGAAGTGAGGGAAAAAATTGATGCCCTGGTGTGCATCTCTGGAATCAGTTATGTCTCCGCCATTTCGATTGTCGCGGAAATCGGGGATTTTTCCCGTTTTTCAAAGGCGAAGTCCTTCGTAAGCTTTACAGGACTTTGTCCCGGCGAGGATTCAAGCGGAAACAGGGTACGGCACACGGCGATTACTAAGGCTGGGAATTCAAGAGTCAGAAGTCTTCTTGTTGAGTGTGCGGGAAGCCTTAGAATGCATTCTGTTGTCACGGCAAAATCAGTCAGGGTAAAAGAGCGGCAGAAAAATGCGTCCGCCGCCATCGTTTCTTACGCGGACAAGTGCACGCTCAGGCTCAGAAAAAGAATGCTTTATCTTTCCCAAAAAGGGCTCCCCTACAATCTAGTAACGACGGCGGGGGCAAGGGAGCTTGCATGTTTTGTCTGGGGAATGATGAATTTTGTTGACAACAGGAAAACTGCCTTGAACAAAATTGATGAGGGGGAGCTTTCCGACATTCAAAAAACGGTCGAGGAGTTTATTGCGCAATGA
- a CDS encoding type II toxin-antitoxin system RelE/ParE family toxin — protein MINSFGDSETELIYKGQRSKKLPPTIHNVARRKLRMIAAAKEVKDLRIPPGNNLEQLVGNLAGLWSIRINDQWRIVFTFKNGGADNVRITDYH, from the coding sequence ATGATAAATTCATTTGGAGATTCTGAAACAGAATTAATTTATAAAGGTCAGAGAAGCAAAAAACTTCCGCCGACTATTCACAATGTTGCCCGACGGAAACTCCGAATGATAGCGGCCGCAAAAGAAGTAAAAGATTTACGAATTCCGCCAGGAAATAATCTTGAACAACTTGTAGGAAATCTTGCAGGGCTTTGGTCAATCCGTATAAACGACCAATGGAGAATTGTATTTACCTTTAAGAATGGAGGAGCGGACAATGTTAGAATCACAGATTACCACTAA
- a CDS encoding HigA family addiction module antitoxin yields MLESQITTNDKLPNIHPGEILKEEFLVPMNISAYRLAKEINIPQTRISEIIHGHRSITADTAIRFSKFFGTTAEFWLNLQNLYDLEEEEKNHAPEFETIKMYAYA; encoded by the coding sequence ATGTTAGAATCACAGATTACCACTAATGACAAATTACCGAATATTCATCCTGGAGAAATCCTGAAGGAAGAATTTCTTGTTCCAATGAATATTTCAGCATATCGTCTTGCAAAAGAAATTAATATTCCTCAAACCCGTATTTCAGAAATAATTCATGGACATCGTTCCATAACAGCTGACACAGCAATTCGGTTTTCAAAGTTTTTTGGAACAACCGCAGAGTTTTGGCTTAATCTTCAGAATCTTTACGATTTAGAAGAAGAAGAGAAAAATCATGCACCAGAGTTTGAAACAATAAAGATGTATGCTTATGCATAA
- a CDS encoding transposase, which produces MSRKSGDFSRFSKAKSFVSFTGLCPGEDSSGNRVRHTAITKAGNSRVRSLLVECAGSLRMHSVVTAKSVRVKERQKNASAAIVSYADKCTLRLRKRMLYLSQKGLPYNLVTTAGARELACFVWGMTNFVDNRKTALNKIDEGELSDIQKTVEEFIAQ; this is translated from the coding sequence TTGTCGCGGAAATCGGGGGATTTTTCCCGTTTTTCAAAGGCGAAGTCCTTCGTAAGCTTTACAGGACTTTGTCCCGGCGAGGATTCAAGCGGAAACAGGGTACGGCACACGGCGATTACTAAGGCTGGGAATTCAAGAGTCAGAAGTCTTCTTGTTGAGTGTGCGGGAAGCCTTAGAATGCATTCTGTTGTCACGGCAAAATCAGTCAGGGTAAAAGAGCGGCAGAAAAATGCGTCCGCCGCCATCGTTTCTTACGCGGACAAGTGCACGCTCAGGCTCAGAAAAAGAATGCTTTATCTTTCCCAAAAAGGGCTCCCCTACAATCTAGTAACGACGGCGGGGGCAAGGGAGCTTGCATGTTTTGTCTGGGGAATGACGAATTTTGTTGACAACAGGAAAACTGCCTTGAACAAAATTGATGAGGGGGAGCTTTCCGACATTCAAAAAACGGTCGAGGAGTTTATTGCGCAATGA
- a CDS encoding IS1595 family transposase yields MTFFDFMIKFPTEKAVIKYFLKIRYNDVLICPHCGSKVRVQHRNDNLKLCNCHNCNNTFSPFKNTIFEKSSTDLRKWFYAIHLFLNSKKGISGLQLQREIGVTYKTAWRMLKQIRSAMGNTDMSKAFEAMVEIDETYIGGKPRKMNGETEPSKRGRGTKKTPVVGVKERSSSHVFAKVALPNEEGKKLTGKQLFNILDSVCKKDATVLTDDFRGYNFMNHKNTNKNNYYRISVNHLESIYSLGNGLHTNGIESFWALLKRGILGIYHHVSVDYLQEYVNEFCFRQNNGTSSFDVLLKQGIFAA; encoded by the coding sequence ATGACATTCTTTGATTTTATGATAAAGTTTCCGACTGAAAAAGCCGTTATAAAATACTTTCTCAAAATCAGATATAACGATGTTCTTATATGCCCTCACTGCGGTTCAAAAGTTCGTGTTCAGCACAGAAATGACAATCTAAAACTTTGTAACTGCCATAACTGCAATAATACATTCTCACCATTCAAAAACACAATCTTTGAAAAGTCATCAACAGACCTGCGTAAATGGTTCTATGCAATCCATTTATTTTTGAATTCTAAAAAAGGAATTTCCGGCTTGCAGTTACAGCGTGAAATCGGCGTAACATATAAAACAGCGTGGAGAATGCTCAAGCAGATACGCTCTGCAATGGGAAACACTGATATGTCAAAAGCATTTGAAGCAATGGTCGAAATTGACGAAACATATATCGGCGGTAAACCTAGAAAAATGAACGGCGAAACAGAGCCTTCAAAGCGTGGACGTGGAACTAAAAAAACTCCTGTTGTAGGTGTAAAAGAAAGAAGTTCAAGCCACGTATTCGCAAAGGTAGCACTTCCAAACGAAGAAGGCAAGAAACTTACAGGAAAGCAGCTTTTCAATATTCTTGACAGCGTATGCAAGAAAGACGCAACGGTTCTGACCGATGATTTTAGAGGCTACAATTTTATGAACCATAAAAACACAAATAAAAACAACTACTACAGAATCAGCGTAAATCATTTAGAAAGCATTTACAGCCTCGGCAACGGACTTCATACAAACGGAATTGAATCGTTCTGGGCACTGTTGAAGCGTGGAATTCTCGGAATTTATCATCACGTTTCTGTAGACTACTTGCAGGAATATGTAAACGAATTCTGTTTCCGGCAGAACAACGGAACAAGCTCATTTGATGTACTGTTAAAGCAGGGGATATTTGCGGCATAA